In the genome of Microcoleus vaginatus PCC 9802, the window ACTGACCTTTTTTCCCGGGGTAAACCCAGCGAGCCGGAATAGTTGAATTCTTGATTTCTGCAACTGGCAGAATTCTTTCTAACCTATTTTGCGATTCAATCAAATAGCGGAAGCCATCAGCAAATGATTTCACCTCTACTTTTTTCTCGTTGATAATTCCGTCGTCGGTATTGAACCAAAAATCGTTAGGGTCTGGGTAGGTGAAGTCGTCGCCAGCAAGCCCTGTCACTCGCTGAGTAAGCCACCTTAAAGTTCCAGTCTCGCTTTGCCTCAATTGTTCTTGACTGTCTTTTAAAAATTCCCCTGTACCGAGAACTCTTTCTAACCTCTCATTCTGCGCGCCTATTACAAGCAGTAATTCGCTTAAATTTCTTACCGTTATCCGCTCGTTACGCTTAGCAAATACAGGGTCGATCCATCGTTTCGGAACTTCAAAAGGAAAAGCCATCTTGTCACCTTGGAAAGCTTCCCCCTTAGTTTTGACGCCTGCAAATTCTTCTAGGGGTTCCATTCCCGGTATCGGGCTAACCCCTAAATGTTTATGTATCCGGCGCAGCATTCGCACACTATCTCTACAGCATTCGTCCACGTTTTGCCTCCTTGGTGGTGGGTTTGGAAAAGGAATCGGGGAAGGAGAAAGAGGTACAATACGCTTTGGTAATGTTGGATCAGTGTTGTTACGGCTGCAAGGGATTTCATAAGCTGAAATATCCCATATTTGATTGGCGGGCCGAGTATTAGCAATATGATTTTTTAGGTAAGCGCCAGTACCCGTTAACATGAAAGGTGCTAATAATCTATCGAAATATTGGAAACTTTGAGAAGAAAGTATTATTTGTGGGCCCCCATCCAGTACGCCCCATGCTTTAAAATTAGCGCTAAATTTATTGTAATTTGCAGAAAAAGGATCTCTAGAGCCATTAGGATCAGGCGGCTCATGATAGTCAATAAAAGCGGGAGTTCTACTATAAGGAATCTCTTGATAAGACGCGTAAAACAAAGGAGTTTGTTGAGTCCAATTACCACCACCATAAGGGCTGCTAGGTGAAGATTGACTTATGAATTTAAGGGCGTTTTTATGTACTATATCCCACGTATAAATAGCAAGTGAGGCTGTATGCCACAAAATCACTAAGTGATAACATTTGTTATCTTCGAGCAAGGGTACTATCTGATCGTGCGAAAAAGCAATGCCCGGTATTGAGGGAGTTGGAGATATTGGGGTTGTCGGCTCTTCTTTTTTAGGAAATCCAAATCCGAGGCTTATTTCTACGGGGGTAAATGGAATTTGCAACGTAAACTCAACGCCTACATCTCCCTCTGATGAGGAAACATTAATTCCTAATCCTCCAATCTCTCCCCCAATACTTCCCCCTATAACTTCGCCTGTATTTGTATTAATCTTTACGCCCCCACCGACTCCTAAAAAGCCGCCGGGAACCTCTGCACTGCCGCTGATAGAAATACTATTTTTATTGGGGTCTTCAGCGTTCGTTTCGCCGCTGACATTGACAGCAAGCGGCGACACATCGACGCTCACGCCGCCAGTTACGGAAACGCCCCCAATATTTGCAACTTCTTGAGTGACGCCAATTCCTCCACTCGTTGCTGACGGTCGCGCCTTTCGCCCCATATCAACGCCGCTGTCCTTGCCGAGGTCGATTCCACTCGCCCCCCTGGTAGCGCTTGGTGATAGCCCTGACTTGCGACTGACTCTGCTAGACATAACTAGCTTCAACTCCTGAGAGGCGAGAGGGGCCGCCATCTGCGATCGCCCAAAGTTCCCCCGTCAACGTTTGCTCGGTCAGGTTGCCGCCGCCGTTGCGAGCAAGAAAAATGCCGCTGCCGACAGCGACGCTCGAATTGCCAGCAATCCAGATATCGGTGTTGCCAGTATTGGTGGCATAGAGGATGGCGCGGTTTTGGTTTGCTGTTCGGAATCGTGTAGGTGCTGCTGAAGGGATTTCGATGCCGTAGGGCAAGCCAGCGCCGATCGTCCTAATTTGTGGTTTGGCAATTAGGTCGAGATTAAATCTAAAATCTCCCTCTAAATTGATATAGTCGCCATTTCCGAGAACTCCATGCCCGTAATTAATAATAGAAATTCCAAGCCGATCGTCGGGGCTTAGTAACTTTAGTTGATTAATCGTTAGGTAGGGAATCGTGAAAGGAATTGTTGTTTCCCTTCCCTTGTTCTGAAGCCGTGCGGTTGCTAGAGTTGACCACGCGCCCGTTCCCTTGCGAGCATGAAAACTCAGACCTACAAACGGATAACCCTTTTCAATAGCAAGCATTGCAGCGATTTTTTCAGCCGCCGACATTTCGGGATAGATATCGGGGTAAGGTGCCTCTTGATAGGATGGCAAGTAAATTGCGCCGCTCAAGGCTTCTAGATAAAAACTTTTGCCTAAGTAATAGGAAGCAGACAAAGGATCATATTCAGCAAAAGCATTAGCGCAATTGAGTATTTCAATAATCCCCGTTCCGTCGGCGCTGGTGATACTTCGCCGAAAAGTCCTTGTGTTCTCAAGTTGATTCTCAGCCATCAGGTTAAATACACCTTGCCTTCGATTACACTGCCGCCACCGGGTAGGCTAATTACTTCTATGGGGAATTCCAGCAGCGCGCTAAATGTTGCGTTAGTACCTCCACTCGCAGCAAGGGTATGGGTGCAGCGGGTGATTGCATTTTTGTTTTCAGGGTTGCGCGATTTATCGAGTTCAATGAGCTTGAGAGCGATGACAGCCTCCATTGCCGCTTGAGCGAGGTTCGGGGCGCTGCTGCCACCAGTGCCACTGGTAAAAGTTGAACCTGTCAGATAATGAGTTGCGTTGTAACTTGTGCTGCCGCCTACTGCGTTGCTGGCGGTTACGTTTAGCAGCAAGTCAATTGCCGCCGTTTTAGTGGATAAATTGGCGGTGATGGTTATGCGATCGGTTCTTTCAGCGACTCGCGTTAAATTATTTTCCTCCTGCTCCAAGAGTGCCAAAATTCCGTATACATACCGCTCCTTGCTTGCTGGGCCGGTAGGGTTGGCGTGAGAGGTTCCTGAAACCGAAGCGCCGGAACCCGAAGTGTGATCCGCCATAAATGATTTAATATAATTCTTACTTCTCAAGTTTAAGTAAGATTAGAAGGCGGCTTGGTAGGCTTTTAAATTCTTAAGAAGTTGCTGAAATAGATAAAAGAGCAAATGTTTAAGAAAACCAAACAACCAGGAATCAATAGTTTCAACTGCTACACTAGATGAAGCGCCTAAAAGGTTGCTAATCGCCAAGTAATTGCACGGAAAGAGCAACTGTGAAGATTGCGGGAATTGGACAGGCTACACCCTTAAACCTGCTGACTTATCAGAACATCAGCAACCATTTTGTAACAGATGTTCATAAATTATTTTTAGCTTTGGCTTGGTACACTGGGGAAAGACCAGAGGCAATTCTAAGTATTGATGTTAAGCACGTCTACTCAGATGTTGCAAAATGTCAACCGCGTGACACAGTGCTTTACCCAGCTAGCAACAGGAAAGATAAAACTACTCGCGAGGTTCCGAATCACTGGGCGCTGAAATTAATGTTAAGCGCTTACAAGCCCCCCGATAAGGGGTTCTTGTTTCCTTCCCTCTACAAGTCCGATCAGCACTTAAGCAGGCAAGCTATGGACAAGGCTTTCCGACGAGCGGTACAAAAAGCAGGGCTGGGAAATCAAGGGTATTCTTTATACTCGGCGAGACGCGGATTCATCACGCGCCTGAACGAACAAGGTTATGACATGAAAGTAATTCAAAAGCTGACAGGTCATAGGAGTTTAACTTCCCTTATTCGCTATATAGATGTCACCGACGACCAACTAAGAAATGCAATTGCTAATTTTTAAATTATGGGACTTGTTAATCTAAATCCTTCTAATGTCGCTGTAAATGTTGCTGAAGATATCCGCAACCCCGACACAGCAACTAGCGTAAGTGCTACCGCCACCCTCGCCGTAGCACTTCCAGCTAATCCAAATCGAATCCATTATTCGATTTATAATGCAGGCAGTCAAACCGTATTTATGCGGGAAAATAGCACCGTCACGGCTACTTTATACAAGCAGCCTATTCCGCCGGGGTTTGTTTGTACGCCGGACGATGCAGGCTCTCGTTACACGGGAGCCATCGCCGTAATTACAGCCTCCGGCACTTCTAACTTGATGGTTACTGAATCTACCGCCGCTTAAAATGGGGCTAAAAAATTTAAATCCAGCCAAGCCGATCGCAGAGTCAGACCTTCCACCCGAGGTTACTCGCGATTCAGAGTTTATCGCCGCCGACGCAGCGCATGTCAACGCCACAGACCCGCACTTGCAATACGCAACGCAGGCGCGTGGCGACGCTCGATATCATCGGAAGTACGCTCAGACTTTTAAGGCCGCGCCCAATACTTCGCAAACATTAACGGTAAACACAGCGGTTAAAATCCTTTTTCCATTTATCTCGTCAAACGTTGGCTCGCAATTTGCGAATAGTCGTCTGACGGCTTTAGAGGCTGAAAGCTGGCAAATAAGCACTTTTCTAACTTTAGAGATGACAGGTAGGATTGTTCTATCCCTTTTTAAAAACGGAATTTTTTTTAGAAAATTGTCAGATCAGATAGCAAATAACGGATTCTCGGGGCAGTTAATAACACCTTTACCCGTGGCGCTTGTAGCTGGCGATTTTCTTGAACTTTACGCGCTAGCTTTTGGGACAAACAGCAAAGTTTACGGCGATGTTAATCTAGACTCTACTTTGTGGGAAGGTTATCGCGTGGGGTAGTTTTGAGCGTAGCGGCAATTTCGGCGGGGGGAATTCCTGCTGCTAGTTGCGATCGCACTTCGGCAACGTTCGCCTGGGCGATCGGGGAATCGGTGTTGCCACCGCGAATATGCACTTGCCTTACCTTCCCCCCGTCCTTGTAAGACAGTCGATAATACTTTGCCTCACCCGCCCGCGCCGTACCGCGCGCTTTGTAAGTTGATACGGCAGTGTCGGATTCCCAACACTCCTCATCAACCGGGGGATTTGATTCTCCAATTGCGACCTCTGCAAGGGTTGGAGAATCAACGGCGGGGGTTGGCAGAATTGATTCTCCAACCGCGTTAAAGTCAATCTGGACATCGGTTTCACAGGTTGGCAAAATTGATTCTCCAACTGCGACCTCTGCCGGGGTTGGAGAATCAACGGCGGGGGGTGGGGGCGCGTCCTCAACCGCTGGTGGTGCGGGTGCTAGTTTAACCTCGTCGGGATAGAGAAAATCCCAATCGCTTGTATGCGGGTTCCAGAATTGCAGCGAGCCGTCGATCGGGTGTACTCGATTAACCTTGTAAACTTCCCCTCGCTTCACCCATGCGGCGATGGCTGGTTTCCTTCGCAACATCACCCAGTCGCCGGCCTTGTAAAGGCTACCTACTTCCGCAGCAGCCGTATCAAAAAGTGAAAGTTGAGCGCTAACCATCTCTGTTGTAAGCTCCATCTGTTCCGCCGCCTAAAGTTTTTTCTATTTCCACAAGTTGCAAATCGGGAAATATGCAGTGCAGTTTGTCGTTGATGTAATCCAATTCCCAGCCCTCTATTTGGAGTTTGGGTTCACCGGGACAGTGAGCGCTGGTTTTAGTAAAATCGACCCCCCGCTGCTTGAGGTTTCTCTCGCAGATTTTAATGTACTCGTTCATCAGGCCGCTGAATTCAATAAATGTGTGGCAGTTGGTGGCGATCGCTTCACGGTAGTAGTTGTTGGCTGCTGCCTCCATCGCCTCCAATATTTCCTCTGGGGTTTGGGGAGAGTCTGGGAGTTCTTTTCTAGCTCCTCCCAGCAGAGATATCGCTTCCTCTTTCGTCAACATTGAATTCCCTCTAAGTGGTTGTCTACAGCTTGTCTACGACCTGTCTACAGTTTGTCTAGCAGCCGATCGCCCTGTTATGATTCAAAACCCTCTAGGGGGGATGTCTCTGGGGGGAAGTTTTTACCGCTGATCAAGTGCCAGCCGTGCTCGATAGCCGAAAAGGTAGCGGGACAATGAACAAATAATCTTTGCAATTTGAGGGCTGCAATTTTAGCGGCATACAACAGCGGGGCTAATTCCTCGCAATTTAGGCTAGAGCCGTGCAACGCTTGCACCGCTAGGATAAGAGCGTTGGCTTCGTGGCCATCAAAAGAAACTTGCAGGTTTTTAAGGCTTTCTAGCTCGCGTGAGACTTCATCTTCGTCGAAATTTTTCATGTCTATTTACTGTCTAGTGTTGGTCTAGTAGCCGATCGCCCTTCACGACCGATCGGCACATTGTCTTACTGTCTTACTGGTGACTTACAGCATCCCTGAACTGCTTGCCTGCCGAAAATGCAGGAATTGTAGTTGCTGGAATTTCCATCTTCTCCCCGGTCTTGGGGTTGCGGCCTTCCCTAGCTTTCCGCTCTCTCGCTTCCCAAGAGCCGAAACCTACCAGGGTTACTTTCTCGCCGTCGGCAACAGCTTGGGTGACGCAATCAAGGAAAGCGTCCAGCAGTGCGTTAGCTGCCTTTTGGGTGGTTTCGGCTTTGGCCGCCATCAGTTCCACCAGTTGTCCTTTGTTCATAAGTGCGATCGCCTCGAATGACTATATCTAATGACTAATTACTAACGCAAAAGCCAGCACCCGACGGCGACATTTTGAGCAGATGCGGGCGACTCTTGCTAGTTCAGCAAAATACCAAGACCCAAATCGCTGCACAGGAGGCTAACTAAGCGCTGTTGTTTAACACCATTGGGATATACCTTAAATCCACCGTCCTCTGCTTCAATTTCAATGTCACAAGAGCGAAAAGCATTGATCACATAATTGATAATTTCTGGATCACGCTCTTCTGGGCCCATGAAACATATGTTCGTTAGGCGATCGCCTCTAGTGAATAGTTTTTCTAGTGCAGTTAATGCTTCCAAGGCTTCATCGCAGCAATTGAATGTTCTCATGTGTCTTCGCAAGCTACTAGCAGTTGTGCCGGTCCAGTTTGACAATATAGAGAAGCTGTCGCGAGCTAAATCGCCAAACGGACTATCTTCTTCTAGGTAAGTTCTCAAAAAAGCCCGAAAACTTTTAGTTTCATTCGTTGCCATACGTCTGCTTCACTTAATTCGTTATTAACGCAGTAACGCAAAACCAGCACTCCTGATGGGGCGCTGGTTTCTGTTGCTTACTATTCTGGACTTGCGTCCTGGGATTCTAGTGAATGTTGTTCTAATTGTTCTTGCTGTAGCTCTATTAGCTTGCGAAGGTTTTCAATCTTCTGTTCGTATTCCTTTGCCTCCTCTCGATACCACACGATGCACTCCCGGGACTTCGCCAACTGCTTCTCTGCATCATCTAACAGTTGGGCAAGAATTCCCCCAATGGCGTCCTTACTACCAATTCCCTCCTTGCTATTTTTTCGATTAGATGGGATGCGCTGAGTCCGAATTCCTTCGCCAATTCGTCCAGCATCGTCGCTGCCGTCGGTGTCAAGCCGTAAGTCCTGCCGCTCTTCTTCTCCCCGTATTCCAATTGCTTCGCTTTCTTGGCCATAGTCGTGAGTCATAAAGTCTTCCCTCAGAATAGCAAGTCTTAAGTAAGATGTTGACAATGTGATAAGTAAGACTATACCATAATCTCAGAGTCTTAAGTAATGCTTGAGATTGCACTGCATACCCCTAATGTTGGCGGGTGGGATTCCCACCCTTTCCCCCTATGCACTACACGCTCGACGAACTGAAACAGAAAACCCTTAAGGAACTGAAGCAAATCGGCTACCAACTCAACGTGCTCCCCGATGACGATCGGCGGTATGCCCGAAACTGGGTTAACGCACTGGTTGGCAAACAGCCCCCGCTGCTGCAACTGCTGGAAGCTTCCCCGGTGGCGGAAGTCGAACCAGTCCAGGAGCCGATCGAACCTCAAGCCCAGGAGCCGCCGCTAGAATCCAAATTTGGCCGCATCGTCTACCCCAAACCTGCCACTAAGCCGATCGCACAAAATGCAGAAACTGAACCCCAACTCGCCAGAACAGAAGGTGCTGATGTACATCACTGGCGCTCTCATCCCGCCGAATCAGTTCGAGATAGCGATGGCGCTCAAGCTGAAGCACTGGGAATCGAAAAAGGCGATCGAGTTCTGGTAGTGGCAGGGAATCATCAAGCAGGTCGAGGGGGAGTTTTACCCGATCAGTCAACTCAATTAACCACCCTCACAGAAGGCGAACGCCCGCCCAACCGTGGCGACAACGGCCGCGACAGACTCGAAAGTGAGGCAAAAGTGAGGCAAAGTGCGATCGTACAAGCGGCCAAAAATTCCCCCGGTGTCAAAAGCAAGTCAACCGCTCATCAACTTTTGGAGTTGTTCAAGAGCTCCGCACACATCATCCCCGATTCCCCCGCTGATGAGGAAGTGACCGAAAGTGCGATCGGGCAAACTCCTGATCCAAATCTGATCTTGACAGGCTGCACCTTATCTTCTGAGTTTCTGGCGCGCTACTCCCCACCACAACCCCAGATTATCCACTTCCAATCCGATGCCGACGGTCAACTGAGCCTCCTCGACTTTGAAGTGGAATCGACCGACGAGCCGCCAGACCCCGATGACTTCGACTCCCTCGATGCGTTCAACGAGGCGATGGCTCGCTGGGATGCCGAAAACGCCGAAGCCCTTACTATATCTAACGATTCGATGTGCGAGTGGGCACCGTGTCCTGATGAGTGGTACGAGCCAGAAGCCGGAATTATGCCGCTAAAAGCTTCATCCATGCCAGAAAGTTCCAGCACTTGCAACTTTTCAATCCCGACTTTTGACGCTTGGTGCGATCGCGCAAACCGACAAACCGACAGCGACGAACCGCCCGACACAGGGATATTTGCCCGGTTGCCCAAGCCCAAACCCCCCAACTTTCCGCCGATGGCGAGTGCTTTAAAGCAAATCGCATACCAATCACATAACAGTCACATAACAGTGACATACCAAACCGATACTTGTCGCGTCGCCACTGGCCGCAGTAGTCAGTCAGGGCGAGCTCCCCCGGGAGGTGATGCACATTAAATCAGGTTCCATCGCTTGCTAAGTTTGCTTCCTTCTGCGATTGCTCTTTCAGCAAGGGCGATCGCTTCCTCTCTCCCTCTGCTCTGTGCTATGGAAATCACTCGGGAACACATTAATTTCTTAAAAGAACCGAAAGAGTGCTTGTTTGGCTACAACCATCTTGCCCAATGCCCGGGGTGGGTTATTGGTGAAATACGCCTTCCTCTCGTCCCTCATTCCAATCTCTTTTTGCTAATACAAACTTTCTCTGGCGAGCTTCAGTGGATGCCCCGCCATAAAGTTGATTTCCATTCATCGTGGAATCTCTGGACTCGCAATATTGCACCATTACCACCAACTACTCCTTACCCAAAATTAAAACCATGACAACTCATCTATCAATCACCATCCCCGTTTATAAAAAAGACCGCTGGGATAGAACTGAACGCGACGGAAAACTTGAGGTTAGCAGCGATGTAGATTCCTTGTCAGAGGGCTATGAGGCGTTAAAGCAACAGTTAGACCAACTGCTGGCAGAGTTAGACGCTCAAAACCGTTTAGCCGAAAATGCCCTCGCGCTAGACCATCAAATCCAGCAAAAAGCCTACACTCTTAAACGCCTCACCGACGACATAGAGCGGGCAACCAGGCATTACGACGAGTTGAAGTTGTTGTTAAAAGCCTTGGGAATTGACCCCATGCAATCTCGCTTAACTTTTGATAAAGATCTGCTGTTAAATGCAGCATCCGTCGCAGAAGTTGAAGTGGTTACAAGCAAGCTAGGCGACGAATTTTAAAACAATGCAACTCACTCTAGATTCTGATTTTTCAGACGAGTGCTGGCAACCCCCAGAAGCGGAATTTCAGCCGCTTCTGGACTTCGAGAACGAAATTCTCGACCAAGCACCCTATAACGATATTTCACTCATTACCCAGCGCATCAAGCGCAGCTTCCTTGACTACGTGCGCCAAGGCATCATGCTCGACGCCGTGCGCCGTTACCGTCTCTATAAACGGCAGTACCGGGACTTTGCCGAATACTGCAAGCTCGCACTCGGGCGATCACACTTCTACTGCAAGCGCATAATTCAAGCGGCCAAAATCTGCCTGCACTTAATCAAATCCAAATTTAAAATCCTTCCGACCTCAGTTGCTCAAGCCTTGCCGTTGGTGAAATTTGCTCAAGTGGACGAGTACGGACAAACCCAATTAGAGGAAAAATGGCAGACCGTGCTTGACGGACTCCCCCCGCAGTTAATCACAGCGGCCAAAATTCAAGAAGCCCTAGACGAGAACCCAGAGGACAGAGCCAAGCAAGTCCGCATTGGTGGCAAAGCCTACCAACTGTTGCAACAGAAAGCACTAGCAGCAGGCATGGCAGTTAGTAAGTATCTCGAAATGCTTATTGGCGCTACCGAACCGCCCGACGATGAACCCGACGACGTGGAGCCGACAGAACTGACACCCGAAAAAGAGGAAATTTGCGATCGGCTTGAAGCCTCCTTCGCGCGTCGCCAAAAGCCAAAACGTATAGCAGGTTTTGGGAGTAAGAATCTATCAACTTGCCCTCAAAAAGCTATCGGTTCCCCCATTAGATCGGACAAATCGTCCGACTCATCCTAATTTTAAAAAAAATGACAAACGAAACAAACGAGGCTGCCAAATACCCGACTGTCAGGCCTGAAATTACAGCAGAGACAATCGCCCTCGACTGCCAGCTTGCGGATTTAATCCTTAAATGCCAAGGCAACGCCCGCGAGCTCGACGAACTAGCAGGAATGCTTGACGCCCACCTAGGGTGTTGCGAAGAAGCCCGGGATTCACTCATGGGATTTAACACCGAACACCCGGAACCGTTAGACATGACAGATTTACCCGCCGACCAACAGCGGCTTATTTTAGAATCCGCAGTTTTCGGGGGATTAGCGATGCAAACATTGCAAAATCTAACCGATAAAGACGTTGCATTTTTAATGGAACGACTATCGGAGGGAGTAAAAACAATTACGGGAAAACTGAACGATAAACAAGTGACGGAAAGCTTGCAAAATTACTTAGAGATGCACGAGCAAAATACAGTCAAATTAGTATTTTATTCGAGTATTCACCCAGCCGACAACAACTAAAAAAGCAAGCGACTAATTCATAACTTTAGTCGCTCGCATCCAAGCTATCTGACTATTTCACCACAATTCATATACCAATCTATCATGAAAACTCAATCCCAAAGCAAACGAGTCGCCGAGCTAATCGAATCAGCAAAGCAGCGATTCGGCGACTTTAGCGAAGCTAAAAAGCAAGAAATCTTCCTCACAATCAAAGAAGCCAAAGCACGGGGATTGCTGCGAAAACAGCCCCCCGACCGCTGCTTAAGTGAGTATGTCAACGCGGCGAATCATCTCTTAAGAAGCTACGCAACGGATGAATTCACCGCCGCACTCAACCGCAACCTTGACTATATATACGTTTACGTCGCCCTCGTCAGTACCAACTCGATCACCGTTACCGCCTGACGAGCGCCGCTCGGAATCAGCGGCCGAAACTCCCCTTAATAAGGGGAAGTCGCGGATCGATTCCAACCCGACCGCCGATTAAACAGGTTGTGGTTTAGGGCTTTCAGGGTGAACCAAGCTGTTATGGCTTTTTTTCGTTCATAAGCTCAGTCACAACCTAGTTAATTGTTTTATCTCGCGCACTTAGAAGCTTTAAGAGTGAAGTAGGCTCATTTTGTGGCCTTTGGGTGATTCATAAGCTACTGCTGCGGGATTTGGAAACCTCACCTACAAAAATTAAATGCTGCAAATTATTGGGCTAGATATCAGTAAAGCCTCAGTTTCCGCTTGCCTAATTTTAGGAAAAGTGGACGAGCCAAAGGAATTTTACTATCACTACAACTTCCACAAATTCAACGCTACAGCGCATGGAATTTCAGAATTGCTCGCCCTAATCGGAGTCGAAAATTTAGCCAGCACGATCGCAATAATGGAGCCCACGGGCATCAATTACCAAATCCTTTGGGGAACCCAACTCGCCCGCGCCGGGGTAGAAGTGCGCTTAGTCGGTCACAAGGAATTAAGAAGTTTTCGCGAGCATCACCTATCGCTGCCGGACAAAGACGACGACGCCGACGCGCTGGCACTGGCGATTTATGGTTGGGATTATCAAACTAACCCACGTCGGTTTGTGCAAATGCGCGATCGCACAATCGTAGAGATTCGCCGCCTAGTCCTGCGGCTCGCGCACCTCAACCGCATACAAAGCCCCATTATTAATAGGGCAAGGCAAGATTTGGCTTGGCAATTCCCAGAAGCGGCACTGATTAAATCGCTGCGGTCTGGCGAGAAAGTGCCGCTGCTTTGGGGATGGCTTTGCAGCCAGCGGCAGTCTGTAAAATACGATCTACTTTATGAGCGGTCGATCGGACTGGGAATCACGGATGAAGTCCGCCGCCACGCCGCCCGAATTTGCGATTTGCAGCGAGAAGAAATGGCGATCGAGTTTGAGCTTTCCAAATTGGTGGGCGAGGCGCAGTTCTTGCCCTACCGCAAAGTTTTTGCCCGATTCGGTTTTGGTCGCAGAGTCGAGGCGCTGTTACTTTCCCAAATCTTCCCAATCGAAAATTATCTTGCTGCCGACGGCAAACCCGATGTCAAAATTCGCACTGGTCGGCGATCGGGCAAACCTACCAAGCGGCATTTGTCTCTTCGGAGGTTTTGCAAAGCCCTGGGCTACGCGCCATCCCAGGAAAGTAGTGGCGACTTGCAAAAGTCTAAAGTTGTCGGCGGCAGTGATTTGTGCCGGAAAGCCTTATGGCAGTGGGTTTTTACTAGACTTGAAGTTCA includes:
- a CDS encoding site-specific integrase translates to MKIAGIGQATPLNLLTYQNISNHFVTDVHKLFLALAWYTGERPEAILSIDVKHVYSDVAKCQPRDTVLYPASNRKDKTTREVPNHWALKLMLSAYKPPDKGFLFPSLYKSDQHLSRQAMDKAFRRAVQKAGLGNQGYSLYSARRGFITRLNEQGYDMKVIQKLTGHRSLTSLIRYIDVTDDQLRNAIANF
- a CDS encoding HU family DNA-binding protein codes for the protein MNKGQLVELMAAKAETTQKAANALLDAFLDCVTQAVADGEKVTLVGFGSWEARERKAREGRNPKTGEKMEIPATTIPAFSAGKQFRDAVSHQ
- a CDS encoding IS110 family transposase, whose product is MLQIIGLDISKASVSACLILGKVDEPKEFYYHYNFHKFNATAHGISELLALIGVENLASTIAIMEPTGINYQILWGTQLARAGVEVRLVGHKELRSFREHHLSLPDKDDDADALALAIYGWDYQTNPRRFVQMRDRTIVEIRRLVLRLAHLNRIQSPIINRARQDLAWQFPEAALIKSLRSGEKVPLLWGWLCSQRQSVKYDLLYERSIGLGITDEVRRHAARICDLQREEMAIEFELSKLVGEAQFLPYRKVFARFGFGRRVEALLLSQIFPIENYLAADGKPDVKIRTGRRSGKPTKRHLSLRRFCKALGYAPSQESSGDLQKSKVVGGSDLCRKALWQWVFTRLEVQRCRMANNIGDRLGEIMDAEKLSGRPVRLVRSRVAAKAVKLLFKELVRELVRSQSPNQKLLE